In the Bacillus sp. FJAT-42376 genome, TTAAGTAAATAAATGAAATTATAGGTTTATTATCCCTTATATGCTGATTTAATAATAACACTTAAAGATTTTTATTGTTGTTAAGATTCCTTATTTTGTAATAAAAACCAATTAATTAGCAGTTTGTGACCTCTCTGTTTTTATGATCCACAATCCCTGGCCAAATGCCCTCGAATAAAAAGCGAGAAGGAATGGGAGAACAAATAGAATAAACAAATAATATAAAACTTTTAAGGGACTACCATATGTGAAAAACTTGAACTTTCTCCCGGTTATGAAGAAATTAGAAATCATTCCTCGAGCATCAGGGGGATCAGGGTGCATGAACTTCTGGAAGACGTAACGCAATTTGTTTCAGTTCATCTGGAGACACATAATTCCGAAAAGGCAAAAATTTCTAACTATACGCCTACTATTGCGACATCAGGAAATAATGAGTTTCTGCTTAGGGCATTGCAATGTGTTAAAACGGTTCTGGGTCTTAGAAAATAACCTCAAGCAATCATTGCTACTTTCTCTCTACCCAGTTCGATCTTTTAAACGTCAGGAGGTATACCATTTTTCTGGTCACGAACATTTCCCGATTCGATAATAAAAGGTTCGCTTTCGATAATATCTGGTGATTTTCGATAATAAATCAGCCGATTTCGATAATAAATCAGGAAATTCGATAATAAACCGCCGCCCATTTAATTCCAACCTCTTTTGACAGCGTTATCATACGTAAAATATAATTCTACTAAACCCGAAACTGAAAGGACTGACTGAAAAATGTCCGCACAAATAGAACAAAACAGCCTGGAATTCGCTCAAAAGCTTGATCAGCAGGATCCGCTATCCCATTTCCGCGAAGAATTCTACATATCCGCAGATACCATCTATCTCGACGGCAACTCTCTCGGCCTGCTCTCCAAACGTTCCGAGCAGGCGGTCCACGATCTCCTGAACTCGTGGAAAACGTACGGAATTGACGGGTGGACAGAGGGGGAGCATCCATGGTTTTACCTTCCTGAAAAGCTTGGCGGACAAATGGCTCCGCTGCTCGGTGCCGAACCGGAGGAAGTTATCGTTACGGGGTCCACTACAGCGAACCTTCACCAGCTGATCGCCACTTTTTACAAGCCAAAAGGCGCGAGAACGAAAATCGTTACAGACGATATCACCTTTCCAACCGATATCTACGCCCTCCAAAGTCAGCTCAACCTAAAAGGATACAATCCGGATGACCACCTCATCAAAGTAAAAAGCCGCGACGGCCACACCTTAAACGAGGAGGACATCATCAAAGCGATGACAGATGAAATCGCCATCGTCATCCTATCTGGCGTCCAATACCGGAGCGGCCAGGTGCTGGACATGGAAAGACTAACCAGAGAAGCGCACAAGCGAGGAATACTGATCGGTTTCGATTTGTGCCATTCGGTCGGTTCCATCCCGCATCATCTGTCACAATGGGACGTGGATTTTGCCTTCTGGTGCACGTATAAACATTTAAACGGCGGTCCCGGTGCCGTCGGCGCACTTTATGTGAACAAGCGTCATTTCGGCTCAGCTCCGGGTCTCGCCGGCTGGTTCAGCTCGGATAAATCGAAGCAGTTTGATATGGAGCATGAGCTGACCGCAGCACCGCATGCAGGGGCTTACCAAATGGGAACTCCTCACATCTTGAGCATAGCGCCGCTGCTCGGGTCCCTATCCATTTTCAATGAAGCCGGTATAGAACCCATCCGCAGAAAATCGCTGAAGCTGACTGAATACATGATGGACCTGATCGGCCGGGAGCTATCGGAATACGGCTTCACCATCCGCAACCCAATCGATGAGACGAGAGGCGGGCATCTTTTCATGGAGCATCCGGAAGCGGCAAGAATCTGCCGGGCGTTAAAAGAAGAGAAGATCATTCCCGATTTCCGCTCGCCAAACGGAATCCGTCTCGCGCCGGTCGCCCTTTACAACACATATGAAGAGGTTTGGCGCACCATTCAAAAACTCAAAACCATTATGAAAGACGAAACGTATAAAAAATTCGAAAACAAGCGCGGAGTGGTGGCTTAAATGAAATGGATCGATATTTCCCAGCCGCTGAACCCGAAAATCGGCCACTGGCCGGGTGATACACCGTTTTCCTATGAAACGGTTTATACAAAGGAGCAGACCGGCTCCGTCAACATTGGAAAAATAACGACAAGCCTGCATACCGGAACCCATGTGGATGCACCGTTTCACTTCGATGACCGCGGACCGAAAGTAAATGAGCTGGACCTCAGCCTGTTTATCGGACCGGCGAGAGTCATCGATCTCACCAATGAAATTCAAATCAGCCGGGAAACACTAAGCCGCCATCACGTAGAAGGCGTTTCCCGTCTGCTGATTAAAACGGCCATTCCCAACAAACCGGAGACCTTCCCGGAAAACATTGTACCCCTTGATCCGGACTGCGGTGCCTTTTTGAACGAGAAAGGAATCTTCCTGATCGGGGTAGATGTTCCTTCCGTCGACCAGCTGGACAGCAAGGATATGGCCGCGCATCATGCTCTTTACGAAAACGGTGTCCACATTCTTGAAAACATCATGCTCGATGGGATTGAACCAGGGGACTATGACCTGATTGCGCTTCCTCTGCCAATTGAAGGTGGAGACGGTAGTCCGGTCAGGGCGGTCATCAGAAAAAGGGGGAATGGCGGATGACGGACAAACAGCAGCCAGCCGACTCGGAAAAATCCATCCATACCGATTTTAAGAACAACATGACCTACGGGGAGTACCTGCAATTGGATAAAATTCTAGCCGGTCAGGTGAGGCTCTCTGATCATCATGATGAAATGCTGTTTATTATCATTCATCAAGTGAGCGAGCTCTGGATGAAGCTCATTCTGCATGAACTGGAATCGTCTATCTCAGCGATTATTAAAGAAGATCTGCCGACTGCATTCAAGCAGCTGGCGAGGGTATCGAAAACCCAGTCTCAAATTATTCAGGCATGGGACGTGCTTTCTACTCTCACGCCTTCTGAATACATGGAGTTCCGCGATAAGCTTGGTCAGGCGTCCGGTTTTCAATCGTACCAGTACCGCCTGATTGAATTTGCGCTGGGGTATAAAACGCCGCATGTGCTGAAGATTTATGAAAAGGACCAAGAGCTTCATACCCGATTGGAAAAAGCGTTCCGTGAACCGGGCCTTTATGATGTGTCCATTCAGGCGCTGGCAAAAGCGGGTCTTACAATCAGCCCGGATGTCCTGAAAAGGGACTATACGAAGCCTTATCAAAAAGACAGCTCTGTTCAGGCTGCCTGGCTCACCGTCTACCGGAATACGGGTCAGTACTGGAATCTGTATCAGCTCGCCGAAAAGCTTGTCGATATTGAGGACTGGCTTCAGCAGTGGAGATTCCGCCATATGAAAACGGTGGAGAGGATTATCGGGTTCAAGCAGGGGACCGGAGGCTCGTCAGGCGTCCATTATTTAAAAAAGGTACTGGATCAGCGTTTCTTTCCGGAGCTTTGGGATTTGCGGACAGACATATAAGAAAGGCACTCCCGCGGTCAGGGGGTGTCTTTTTCTGCTGCTTAATCAGCTGCGCTTTTTAACCAAAAAATACTATTTTGTAAGAGAAAAGGATGATAGAATGATTTTTTGTGAAGAATATTTTAGTCGAAGAGGAGAACGGCCTAAACGATGAATCCCCCCAATAAACCGCTGATCCATAAGTATGAGGAATTGCTATTTGTTTTTTGTTTAATTACGAGCATTACAATTGTTCTTTCCCTAATGATTTCCGTTATCGGCGCAATCATCCTTGCTGTACTCGGTCTGTTGACCTGGTTCAGCCACGCGATGTCCATGGCGCATATCCAGGTAAACGGTGTACGATTAAGAGAAACCCAGTTTCCATCCCTGTATGAAAAAACAAAGAACCTGACTGAGAAGATGGGCCTCAAAAAAATGCCGGAGGTGTATATTGTAGAATCCGGCGGAATCCTGAATGCTTTTGCCACAAGAGTATTTGCTCTGTTCGGGAAAAATTTTGTTGTGCTTTATTCGGATTTTGCAGAGCTTGCAGAGGAATCGCATGACGATGAAGTAGAGTATGTGCTGGCGCATGAGCTGGCCCACATCAAAAGAAACCATGTCGGAAAGAATTTTTATGTTTTCCCAGCGATGTGGGTACCGTTTCTGGGTGAGGCGTATTCCCGTGCATGCGAGTATACGTGTGACCGGATGGCCGTTCATTATACTCAGAAGCCGGAAAGTGCAATCCGGGCACTGCTTGTTTTTGCTGCCGGAAAACGCATGTTTCAAAAGGTCAACGTGGCGGATTATCTGGAGCAGTACAACGAAAAAAAAGGGTTTTTGGTTACGCTGATGGAGCTGTTATCCACCCATCCTCCCCTTCCGAAACGAATTAGTGCAATTGAACAGTTTGCCGGTCTTCCGGAAACAGCGGTTCTCGGTAAGGCAACGAAGTATATTGTGACCTTGGCGGTTGGGGCCGGAATTCTCCTTCCCGCTGCTTTGACCGGAATTGGCATCTATGGGTTTGAAAAAATTTCCGGCTTGCTAAATGATGATACCCCGCTCAATACAGCTGTTTATGATGCGGATGTGGAAGAGGTGAACAGGCTCCTGGAAGAAGGAGCCGATCCCAATGAGCAAAATGATAACGGCGAGTCCCCGCTGGATCAGGCTATTTTTAATGAAGATGCCGAGATGGTCAGCCTTTTAATTGAAAACGGGGCGGACCCCAACAAAAAAGATGACTACGGCTGGATTCCTTTAATGACAGCAGTGGATTACGAATTAATGGATATTAGTGAATTGCTCCTTGAAGCAGGCGCTGATCCGAATCATGAGGATGAGGAAGGGCAATCCGCATTCAGCCTTGCAAAGCAGCTGGAGAATCAGGAGTTAACAGAGCTTTTGAAGAAGTATGAGTAAAAAAGGAGACACTCCATGGGAGTGTCTCCTTTTTTCAAAGATACCGCTCTTCCAAAATCCTCACATGATGCCGCTCATGCCCCGCAATGATCGCGGCAAGCGCAAGGACGGTGACTCGAGCTCCGTTCGCTTTTCCCTCCATCTTCCACGCTTCCGGATGCAAGCCTCTGAGCAGCGTCAATGTGGCCTTCCGGACAGCCGAGAGGTCTTCGATCCGTTCCTTCACACTGCGCTCATCAAAACGGGCGTTCCGAACGTAGCTGTCATCATCATATCCCGGAAACTCACGTGTCTCTCCACGGGAAATTCCGAGCAGGCGATAAGCCATAATTCTTTCCGTATCAGCGATGTGCCCCGCCACTTCCTTGATGCTCCACTTTCCGGGTGCATACTGGTGAAGCGCCTTCTCCTCCGGTAAGTTCTCAAGAAGGCGGATGGTTTGTTTCATTTGTTCTTCAAGAATTTCAAATATGTTCCCTTTCGGAAGCTGTTCAATATAGGGCTGATAATGCGGATGATAGTCATTTCGTTCAGGCCGCAGCAGCAAGGTGTTCCCTCCTTTTTAAGGATTCCTCTCCATTATACGCGAGCCGGCATGATGAGACGGCTGTATGTCTATAATGAATGTATGTAAGCCTTAAGCCGTATAGCCTTCTACCATCCAGGTTCTATGGAAGAAAAGGGGAAAATCGTGTACGATAAGAAGAAAGATAAATGAAACCGGAAACCGTTTTCTTACGTAGGAAAAGTAAGATATTTATGTCAGGAGTCGATTGAATATGAATCGGTTAATCCCGCATGTTGCAGGGGTATTTACAGCTTTGCCCGTTATGATGACGGTTTGGCTGATCAGTTTTTTCCCTATGTCCCAGCCTTATTTAGCCGCGTCGGGTATTTCCATGCTTGGAGGGGCAGCCGCATACGGTATGGCTGCTGCCATCGTCCATGCCCGTTTTTTGAAGAAACATGAACTGACGAGAAGCGAGTACCGTTTCATCCAGAAAAATCTAAAAGAGGCGAAACGGAAAATCAGCCGCCTCAGCCGGGCGCTTTTTTCAATTCGAAGTATTTCTGTACTCAAGCAGAGGGTGGATCTGCTCCGGGTCGTGAGGAAAATTTACCGCCTGGCTGAAAAGGATCCTAAGCGTTTTTACCGGGCTGAACCATTTTTTTATAAGCATCTGGATTCGGCGGTCGAACTGACGGAACGCTATGCGTTTTTGTCTACCCAGCCAAAAAAGAGCGATGAGATCCATTCCTCTTTAAAGGAATCAAACCGGACGTTAAGAGAACTCCTGTTTACGATTGAACAGGATCTGTACCACATTCTTTCCGACGACATTTCCCAGCTTCATTTTGAATTGGATGTCGCCAAGCACTCAATTCATGAAGCGAAGGATTTAAAATGAGCATGGAATCAAGCCCGTTTACAGAATCAGAACGGAAGCGGGTGCAGGAGCTGGCCGCTGAAATTAAGCCGGGGATGGGGGAGGAAATTGCATCCTTCGGTGTCCCGGCCCAGTCCGGGATTCTATCGCTGTCCAGTCAAATGATGAACTATGTAAAGGAAAAGGACCGGGGGAATGCAGGGCTGATTATCCGGGACCTTATGAAAAAGCTGGATAAAGCAGATCCTGACCGGGACCGGAAAGCTGGTTTTCTCACCAGGCTTTTCCCAAAGAAGTACGCCTCCCGTGAGGTCATATCGAGGTACCACCAAATGAGTGCGCAGCTTGACCGGGCCGTGATGAAACTGGAAAAGGGCAGGAACGTTCTCCAGGATGATCTTGCGATGCTTGATGAATGGTTTGCCCGCAACCAGGCGTATTTTAACGAGCTGAACTTGTATATAGGAGCGGCTGAGACGAAATTGTCGGAACTGAATAAGGCTCTGCCTGACTTGGAGAAGGCTGAAGACCGGCAAAAGTATGAGGATACCGCCCGGTTTGCAGAGCGATTGGACCGCCGTTTATATGATCTAAAAGTCAGCAGGGAAATTACACGTCAAAGTGCTCCTCAGATCAGACTGATTCAGCAGACCAATCAGCTGCTGATTGATAAAATACAAACATCCATTTTAACCTCGATTCCGCTCTGGAAAAATCAGATTACGATGGCATCCTCCGCCTTGAGGCGCAAGAACGCAGGAGAAACAAAAAGAACGATGGGAAGGCTTGACGGGAGAGCTGGAACACAGGGAAATCTTCTGAAACATTTAGAAGAATCTCTGGAAATTCAGCAGGAAGGCCAAAAACAAAGAGAAACCGCAGAAAAGAAGCTTGCCGGTTTAAACGGCGCATAAAAAATCGAGTGCTTAAACCGTCTGGTTTTTCACTCGATTTTTTATGTGCCACCCGAAACAACCGGGACTTTATATGGATTTATAATGGGTAATATGGTATAATAACCCATATGTATTTAACGGGCTGGCAAAACAATGGTAAAGGTTGTGAGGTGTTCATTCGATTCACATGATATGGATCCCCCGTGCTTCTCCACAATTTTTTTGCATACAAATAGACCGATTCCCGTGCCAAGCTCCTTTGTTGTGAAAAAAGGTTCAAAGATGGTTTTAATATTTTCTGAGGGGATTGCAGGTCCGTTGTTTGAAATGGAGATGACTGCCTGGCTGTTCTCGATGTATCCATTCACTGTGAGATTGCGGGGCTTTTCTTTATGCTTCAGCGCATCAATGGAATTAATGAAAAGATTGAGCATGACCTGCTTTAGTTCATCCCGATAGGTGGAAATCACCAAATCCTGATCCATCCTGCTGATCACATTCACATCCGTATCCACGATGCTTGGATATGTAAGCTCCCGGATATCTTCAAACAGCTTTGAAATCGAGGTATCTTCCTTTTCGGTTCCGTTAAAATCAGCTTTTGACGTATGAAGGAATTGAGTAATCCGGAAGTTCAGCTGATTGAGCTCGTGATTGATGATATCAAGATATTGAAAGTTTGGATAATCATTTCTTAAAAGTTTGATAAAACCCATGACAGAGGTGAGCGGATTCCGGAATTCATGGACAAAGCTTGAAGACATCTGACCCAGCAGGGCGAGCTTATCCTTATGGTTCTCATGAATATACGTGTTTTTCTCACTCAGTTCCTTGTTTTTCAAGTTTGTGTAAATCGTCACGGCATGGTAAGAAAACAAATCAAATTGATGATTAATATGATCAATAAAAAAGTGCAAGTCCTGAACCGGGATGGAAGAATGAAAAATGTTCCTGATAATGATGCTTCTCCCGGCGTTCACGTTGAAGACAAAATCCCCAATGTTGATGTCGGCCTGCAGCCGTTCATTTGCCACTTTGAAAGCCAGCTGCTTCAATTCCTCCTCTGATAAAGATCCGGCAATCGCCTGTTTGATTAAAGAGAACATTGTCGAGCCATTCTCCTTAATTTTTTCCTTATGCGGATCAATCTGTCCAATGAAAATCGTTTCATGCCATTCATTCAAAAAGGCAGACTGCTGCTCTTCCAGAAAACGAACCAAAAGTTTTTTGTGAGATTCGAGCAATGACCGTTTCATAGTTCTCCTCATTTCGCAGGATAATCATCTACTACTTTCCGAATAGTTAGTTTTTAAGAGTATTCGACAAAAAGAGCTAACTTCCTCTTTTGTTCACCATACATGAAACAAGAAAAGACAAAGCAAATTCATATAAATGAACGG is a window encoding:
- the kynU gene encoding kynureninase; the protein is MSAQIEQNSLEFAQKLDQQDPLSHFREEFYISADTIYLDGNSLGLLSKRSEQAVHDLLNSWKTYGIDGWTEGEHPWFYLPEKLGGQMAPLLGAEPEEVIVTGSTTANLHQLIATFYKPKGARTKIVTDDITFPTDIYALQSQLNLKGYNPDDHLIKVKSRDGHTLNEEDIIKAMTDEIAIVILSGVQYRSGQVLDMERLTREAHKRGILIGFDLCHSVGSIPHHLSQWDVDFAFWCTYKHLNGGPGAVGALYVNKRHFGSAPGLAGWFSSDKSKQFDMEHELTAAPHAGAYQMGTPHILSIAPLLGSLSIFNEAGIEPIRRKSLKLTEYMMDLIGRELSEYGFTIRNPIDETRGGHLFMEHPEAARICRALKEEKIIPDFRSPNGIRLAPVALYNTYEEVWRTIQKLKTIMKDETYKKFENKRGVVA
- the kynB gene encoding arylformamidase; translation: MKWIDISQPLNPKIGHWPGDTPFSYETVYTKEQTGSVNIGKITTSLHTGTHVDAPFHFDDRGPKVNELDLSLFIGPARVIDLTNEIQISRETLSRHHVEGVSRLLIKTAIPNKPETFPENIVPLDPDCGAFLNEKGIFLIGVDVPSVDQLDSKDMAAHHALYENGVHILENIMLDGIEPGDYDLIALPLPIEGGDGSPVRAVIRKRGNGG
- the kynA gene encoding tryptophan 2,3-dioxygenase; amino-acid sequence: MTDKQQPADSEKSIHTDFKNNMTYGEYLQLDKILAGQVRLSDHHDEMLFIIIHQVSELWMKLILHELESSISAIIKEDLPTAFKQLARVSKTQSQIIQAWDVLSTLTPSEYMEFRDKLGQASGFQSYQYRLIEFALGYKTPHVLKIYEKDQELHTRLEKAFREPGLYDVSIQALAKAGLTISPDVLKRDYTKPYQKDSSVQAAWLTVYRNTGQYWNLYQLAEKLVDIEDWLQQWRFRHMKTVERIIGFKQGTGGSSGVHYLKKVLDQRFFPELWDLRTDI
- a CDS encoding M48 family metallopeptidase, whose protein sequence is MNPPNKPLIHKYEELLFVFCLITSITIVLSLMISVIGAIILAVLGLLTWFSHAMSMAHIQVNGVRLRETQFPSLYEKTKNLTEKMGLKKMPEVYIVESGGILNAFATRVFALFGKNFVVLYSDFAELAEESHDDEVEYVLAHELAHIKRNHVGKNFYVFPAMWVPFLGEAYSRACEYTCDRMAVHYTQKPESAIRALLVFAAGKRMFQKVNVADYLEQYNEKKGFLVTLMELLSTHPPLPKRISAIEQFAGLPETAVLGKATKYIVTLAVGAGILLPAALTGIGIYGFEKISGLLNDDTPLNTAVYDADVEEVNRLLEEGADPNEQNDNGESPLDQAIFNEDAEMVSLLIENGADPNKKDDYGWIPLMTAVDYELMDISELLLEAGADPNHEDEEGQSAFSLAKQLENQELTELLKKYE
- a CDS encoding DinB family protein, encoding MLLRPERNDYHPHYQPYIEQLPKGNIFEILEEQMKQTIRLLENLPEEKALHQYAPGKWSIKEVAGHIADTERIMAYRLLGISRGETREFPGYDDDSYVRNARFDERSVKERIEDLSAVRKATLTLLRGLHPEAWKMEGKANGARVTVLALAAIIAGHERHHVRILEERYL
- a CDS encoding 5-bromo-4-chloroindolyl phosphate hydrolysis family protein, producing the protein MNRLIPHVAGVFTALPVMMTVWLISFFPMSQPYLAASGISMLGGAAAYGMAAAIVHARFLKKHELTRSEYRFIQKNLKEAKRKISRLSRALFSIRSISVLKQRVDLLRVVRKIYRLAEKDPKRFYRAEPFFYKHLDSAVELTERYAFLSTQPKKSDEIHSSLKESNRTLRELLFTIEQDLYHILSDDISQLHFELDVAKHSIHEAKDLK
- a CDS encoding toxic anion resistance protein, which codes for MSMESSPFTESERKRVQELAAEIKPGMGEEIASFGVPAQSGILSLSSQMMNYVKEKDRGNAGLIIRDLMKKLDKADPDRDRKAGFLTRLFPKKYASREVISRYHQMSAQLDRAVMKLEKGRNVLQDDLAMLDEWFARNQAYFNELNLYIGAAETKLSELNKALPDLEKAEDRQKYEDTARFAERLDRRLYDLKVSREITRQSAPQIRLIQQTNQLLIDKIQTSILTSIPLWKNQITMASSALRRKNAGETKRTMGRLDGRAGTQGNLLKHLEESLEIQQEGQKQRETAEKKLAGLNGA
- a CDS encoding histidine kinase N-terminal domain-containing protein; this encodes MKRSLLESHKKLLVRFLEEQQSAFLNEWHETIFIGQIDPHKEKIKENGSTMFSLIKQAIAGSLSEEELKQLAFKVANERLQADINIGDFVFNVNAGRSIIIRNIFHSSIPVQDLHFFIDHINHQFDLFSYHAVTIYTNLKNKELSEKNTYIHENHKDKLALLGQMSSSFVHEFRNPLTSVMGFIKLLRNDYPNFQYLDIINHELNQLNFRITQFLHTSKADFNGTEKEDTSISKLFEDIRELTYPSIVDTDVNVISRMDQDLVISTYRDELKQVMLNLFINSIDALKHKEKPRNLTVNGYIENSQAVISISNNGPAIPSENIKTIFEPFFTTKELGTGIGLFVCKKIVEKHGGSISCESNEHLTTFTIVLPAR